The Ostrea edulis chromosome 1, xbOstEdul1.1, whole genome shotgun sequence genomic sequence GGAAGGggagttttaaaatattttttactcaagaaccactgtacCGGTCACATTAACATGTATGCATactcattatacatgtactctcAAATAAGTatacaaactgattttgactacggattactccggttatctgatcaagacataCCCGATAGGACtgacggcgggtgtaaccgatCAACagcgatgcttactccttctaggtaccttatctcacctctggtagaTCCAGGGGTCAGCGTTTGCCCTACActtaattttgtgttctttgTTGGATTTAttagatggatcactgttcattTCTTCACTTGTTTCTATACAAGTCGACTTGTATTTTTAGGAGAATGGAATTCGAATTTAATATTCATCCTTTCATAAGTCGGAATGAATTTTTGATCAAAAGGTCCGTCAAGTTAGATTATATGCGCCATATCTGCTTAGCGTATTTTCTTCATTTAGGAGCCACGTGGGTCACGGGACCACGGTACTTTTTCTTACTTACAATTGTAACATTGAACACTACAATTGGATATGGGGAACTTGACTTATAGGGGATTATATTTTCGTGAATCAACGGTGTAGTAAAATATCTTTTCGTTCCTCGTctgaaaaaatcaaagtactcgGGGGTTGTCTCCAGGAAAACAAAATCTATCGGAATAAGTCGAGATTGACAAAAGTAACAGAATATGgtaaattgtatattttgaattttctatCCCTTCTTTTCTTAAGGGAAAATAAATGAGAAAATTATATTCTCTGTCGATTCGGTATAATAtttcccagtgaactcgaaattaaAATGACACCACTTAGTCTTCCACATATGCTTTGTACTTGCATATCTTATTCAACAtcgatgttaacggcaaactaacattTCAACTTTATGAGAAACGGGATGAATTCAGCTTCTCTATCCTTCTTCAtccttatgaaaggtgaagataacgaacagtgatcaatctcataacccctataagcaatacaaaataaagagtatggcaaacacggacccctggacacatcagaagtaggatcaggtgcctaggaggagtaagcatcccctgtcgaccggtcacacccgccgtgagccctatatcttgattaggtaaacggaggtgTATctgatgttttttattttgatttcactgggatatatcgaatcgagcTATAAATGAAAGTGAATGTTTTAAAACAGGTAAGACGTCGTCAATGTATTTTAATATTGTATTACAGGAAACAACACTTTTTACGCTGCAATCAGAAAGATGAAATCGCAAATATAATCGATGCAAGGCAATTTTTAATCACATACTCGTACAAACGTACAATTCCAAtgatatattctatttcaaCATCAccagaagtaaaaaaaaaaaaaaaaaatgcatgtaaaCAGTTTTTAAGTGATCTTAATATAATTCcattaaagaaattaaaaacgATCACATTCATGCTTTACAACATTCTATAACAGTGACACGTGTGTGGCCAAATACACTGGATTCAGGTCGACAAAATCTCTGTCGTCTGTTTTACATCAATTATTGCAGGTTGTGCAATATTATGCAGCACTTGCTTAAAATTTGTTCAGCTTACATGTTGATTCGTGTGCCCACTTCGTACCtaataaagataaaaagagTGAAAAGTAATATCAAGTCAATTAAAGCAAAACCTTGTATTGAATATAACAAATCTGAATAATTGTAAATAGAATGCTACTAATATCAAAACTTCATTTTCCCGTGATTTGCATTGTCAAATTATTCACGAAAGGAAAATTTCGCAAGCAATTAATGCAGTAATAAACCTAAGAATCCAACGCAAAAAATTTCGCTAGTTCAAAATCTCGCGAATAAAATTTCATCTTATCGTTTACCAAACTGAAATCGTACAGAATGGTTGTTTTATGAAACAGAGTTAAGTGTGTGCGTAATGGAACAAACTGTTGTTTATGCACATACCTGCACCCAAATACAAATCATAAAGTTCTTCATATTCTTTTCGCTTGTTGTGGTTGTACAGGAATCGAAACATAATGCTAACGATGCCATACATCTCTGGCAATTCTTTACTCAATTCTTCTATCGCCGGCATATAATTCTGAAGTGGGCTAAATGTCCGATATAACTGTGAAATCCAATATGCATGTATAAAGCAGTcttttagtttttctttcagcTTTTTCAAGATATCAGATTTCTGTGCCAGGATTTCCCTATTTAATTCCTCATCTTCAATCTCTGTAACGTCAAGCATGTTACTGTCTTGAATGGCTCGCTCCAAACAGTGGATAGCTTCTGCAATTCCAAGAGAAGCTAAATCGGTATTGCCTCTTTTCAATTCCTTTTTGCTTAAATCATAAAAGAATTCTGCCTGTAACTcgaaattttttgttttctctgCTGGAATATCAAGCCAGGCAATCTTGAAACTTACTTCCCATTGTAAGATATCCTTAACAAATAAGCCTTCTTTTCTCATGATGGAATTTAATAGATTAATGCCACATTCGTTCTCAAACATTTTTGCCAAAACGATTCGAGATGTCTTCTGCCCAAGCTCACCGAGAGCACTACAGAAAAACTCGGCCAAACTGCAGTATTCTTCCCCATATGAACAAAATCCTATTTCATAAGTACCACGAAGGAGGGTAAATGCCGCATCATACCATCCCCGTCGAGCCAAAAATTTTACTGTTCGTATGGTTCCAGGgacaaaatcatttttaaaagtttggaCTAAGTTTCTGTTTCTTGCAAAGTTTCTACAGTTTTGAAAAATGATCGTTTCTAACTTTGATCCATATGAATATCCGTATTTCGAGGCAAGAAATTGAATAGTTTGTACAGGGAACAACCGAACAGCTTCTGTCTGAAAGTAAATGTCGTCAATTTCTTCCTCCGTGTAGCAGTCAAGAAGATTTCTACTTGGAATAAAGTAATATGGCAAGTTCTTCCTTTTCAAGCACTCTAACAGATAACATACACTATAAAGTATAGCTCCTCCAAAATTTGTATCCCATGTATCTACTGGAATCTGTTCGCAGCAGCTGAAAAAGATAGCTTtgatgtgtttgtgttttattcgtCCAGCGCTGCAACTTTCTAACAGTACTTTTAGTGTATAGAACCCGTGTAGTCGACCTGTCGAAACAATTATAGCTTTGCGGAAGAGTATAGTCTCGGATTTAGAGAAATTAAATTTCCATTCAATCTCTGGATGAGAACTTTGTGGATGGTGTTTAGGGATCACGGTACATCCCGATTCTTGAATTGCAGCGATCACCTCTTTTGGGGGCCACTGGAATTTTCTTGGTCTGTTGCGCCACTCTATCGTTGTTGATGGAAATTCACATTGGAATCCTACCATACATTCTGCCGTTCTCTGGGGGAGAGTCATCTCCTGTGGAACTTCTAGATTTTTCAGATAAATCTGTCCTGCAAGTCTATATAGACTTTTTGCAGGAAATTCAGTACCAGACGACAGAACTTTTACACGTAAATATCCCGGATGGGTTGACGCTGTATCAGGCGTGATTTTGGACAATAAGGCTTTTATAGTATGTGCAACAACTCTTTCGTCTTTTCTCATTTCATCGTTTTGCATTGTTTGTCCTCTGGTGATATCCCTCAAGAACACGTCTGTTCCCGTTGCGTAAGTGCCTATGTATTGAAACATAGTTCCGTCTACAGTAACTGGTGGAATATACTGAGAGTATGTCACAATCATTAATGGAGGTATCAAATGCCTGAACATGAAGAAGAGATGTGAAAGTGGTATCCCTGTTCTTGAGTCGATGTGAAAACTGTCTTCAATGCAGTACTGCTGGGAATCTGAAAAAGAAATCGAAGAATTGTTGCTAATTGATGATTTTTGCTGATTGCATTGAAGTCGTTTTCTTACATTTACTTGCATCATTCATTCGAAATCTGATCTTTTCACGGAATTTATGTGGGATTATTATAGAATTTGTGCGTTAGAACCCTCTTATGTATATATGGACACAGATACGTACGTACGCACGCAcgcacatacacacacacacacatatatatagaagcactgaaaaggccacgataCTGTTATTTAAACCTAAAATTTTAatcgcaacccgcgtctttatcaaaaGACATACATTACATAAACGAatacattgttaacaagaatgatcCACTCATGTactgaattgggaaaaatggaTTCGTTGTAAGCGTGTCTACAGACgatggtgtagagagtttgtaccatcaTCGGTTTCAGGGatgaaatagaatatatatatatatatatatatatatatatatatatatatatatatatatatatatatatcaaaatcagtgtgccaagatatatatatatatatatatatatatatatatatatatatgtgtgt encodes the following:
- the LOC125665725 gene encoding uncharacterized protein LOC125665725; translated protein: MSQRSALSEIEKSFDRTRTRNFLCSIWSNQRSEEQITQEEFQNDFVDTYDEQNVDGNEFSNIEVTEQALLQKITSDYSTDSQSKDHNLKSKEVNEVVVPKSNDLKPTISGLDEPDVNCYDFSEMGAGLHNPNVQDDDDTSDYFDSEDEYFETYRKNFEDQRSMHGMVYSPYNSEGNGRYSRGIAQYYNMPVFMKSIQKYADSNGFEVHDVTADGNCLFRAIADQLSINGVFGNSPDSLRNFVLKYLRQNPLQEDGSHLEAFLFAETWEQYLSRMEKNIEWCDHIILRACVDALGMKAVIYNVYETDVRRTEVLPGGHQGRGECLTIYLGHFGEFHYLSLRPKNWEREWQYKALLFRYHTCTKYMEPVVRKQFLQRKMDSMKKFNVAGKEAMKNLLGIETINTENQISKKCILSRDLVYSFCQTYGLSDLEPEESEDSQQYCIEDSFHIDSRTGIPLSHLFFMFRHLIPPLMIVTYSQYIPPVTVDGTMFQYIGTYATGTDVFLRDITRGQTMQNDEMRKDERVVAHTIKALLSKITPDTASTHPGYLRVKVLSSGTEFPAKSLYRLAGQIYLKNLEVPQEMTLPQRTAECMVGFQCEFPSTTIEWRNRPRKFQWPPKEVIAAIQESGCTVIPKHHPQSSHPEIEWKFNFSKSETILFRKAIIVSTGRLHGFYTLKVLLESCSAGRIKHKHIKAIFFSCCEQIPVDTWDTNFGGAILYSVCYLLECLKRKNLPYYFIPSRNLLDCYTEEEIDDIYFQTEAVRLFPVQTIQFLASKYGYSYGSKLETIIFQNCRNFARNRNLVQTFKNDFVPGTIRTVKFLARRGWYDAAFTLLRGTYEIGFCSYGEEYCSLAEFFCSALGELGQKTSRIVLAKMFENECGINLLNSIMRKEGLFVKDILQWEVSFKIAWLDIPAEKTKNFELQAEFFYDLSKKELKRGNTDLASLGIAEAIHCLERAIQDSNMLDVTEIEDEELNREILAQKSDILKKLKEKLKDCFIHAYWISQLYRTFSPLQNYMPAIEELSKELPEMYGIVSIMFRFLYNHNKRKEYEELYDLYLGAGTKWAHESTCKLNKF